From Amaranthus tricolor cultivar Red isolate AtriRed21 chromosome 4, ASM2621246v1, whole genome shotgun sequence:
aaaaggcTCTGTTATAGTTTTCATATTGAATagaatttgatataattttatttgtttgggGATTAATATACTTTTTAAAACGCAATGATCTTCATCAATAAATTAACTTTtagtattatattaaaaatatgaccCATAATCTCATAcgaaaagtaataaaaatttagAAGTAACCTAAATAATGGATAGCAGTAAAAATTCTATAGAGAGATGATCGAGATCGAGTTATATTCTaagcataaaataaaatgttcttTATCGTCAGTTagattataataacattattacaCCACATTAACAATGATTTCAAGgggtaaaattgaaaataaatgtagccaaaaatttaaatattacaatataaaaattcaattttgactttaaaagtattaattctgaccttaaagtgatcaactTTAATTTAAAGTAAaccttaaattgattaattaaaaaaaatttgattttgaccTAAAACTGATTTATTTTGACATTAAAATGATCAGTATCTACTTACAAGTTTGTAACCTTACATGGAACAATTATTTTAAAGCCTTTGATTCcaacgttaaagtgatcaattcagaccttaaagtgatcaattatatgaAATGATCGTTTAATTGATcagtaataacttataaaaaaaatcaatttttaccttaaagatattaattataaacaaaaatagATTAATTACTGATACTGATTGGAAAAAACTACAATTTGGTTGATTTGGCTATTGGTCTCAATATGAGAAGGTTGCTTAGCAAGACTTGCTGATATACATATGCGTATGAGACTCCTTTAGACCTTATTTGGATGGAAGAAAATGGAGGATAAAGAAAAGAAATGATTTGGAGGAATGAAGATTCCCTTATTTGAATAACAAAAAGAGAAAGGGGATTTGAAGGGAAACTATTCGAAATGATTAAATCTCTTCATTTTGTTAATATCCAATTATCTCCATAAGAGGAAAGATAAGAAaatgacattattttttttcccacCCCTTCCTTTCAATACAAACAACAaagtctttttcttttttttctctccCCATCCTTTCCCTTCCTTCCCCTTTCCCTCTCATTCCTTTCTCTTCTTTCATAATTAGCTACCCAAACATAATTTAGGAAGAATGCaatcttttcttttaaatttgtgccatttagtttgttttagttTGAATTAATTAACTTTTTGATATATTTCTTATGTGTAAAATAGGTTTGGTGGTTTACTATCATCTagttaattttattcataattaatcaaaagttaatattattataggaaaatcaacaaaaatttgtattatttaaggtaatttttcctataattaAAAGATTCTATAAATCTGAAAGTAAATTTTGTTACACCATAATTATAGTATCTACTTAAACTTGATTTGATTATGATGTTAGTGAATGAAGTGTTGGTATATTATCTTTTCTTCAATAAATCATAAAAGTCGATTTTAGTTTACTAATTGTCCATAAAAATTCATATGAActaaattttcttaattttgtctTCATTAACTCTCCTAAATCAATTTTCTTACattgtttttatttctattttgccAATTTTACATGattctatataaacaattatgataaaaattataataatattatgattTTCTTAAGACCAtgatcaaatataaaaatatttttagccACCATTATTATAAGAATTTTCACCATTACCGTCAAATCACACGGCACACAATCTAGTAAATTTACTTCAAATGCCAACCTCTACTctcttaaattaaattttaaaagttccTCACAATATCATTACTCCGATATGCTAAAATTAGATGAGGATAAAATAAAATCCTAACTTTAAGGAATTATCACCTATCAAATTACACCCTATTTGATGAATTAGAGTAGAttcattgaaattatttttttcactttgttCTCTAGCATAATTTTGACTTCTTGTTTGAATGAGATTGTTAAATTTAGCAAATCAATAAGCATTAAATGATATTTCCTTGTTTAACCATATATGCTCCTTAGTAGTACGATCAACCAAACAAGGAAATGGGGTGACAAAGAAAATGGCTCATTTTTTTGCCATCCTTTGACTCATCCCATAGTATTATAGTGTTATGAtcctctttattatttttctctattATTTATGTCAGAATTTTAACAcatattttagaataaaaaatattcatattaggattttgacacatattttaaaataaaaaataaaatgttaaaatctcTTTTATTAAAACTCCCTTAAATAATTATAGCTATTAAATTGAATAGTGGACCctccattacattttaagtaataaaGAGGTCCTTAACTCATCCCCATAAGCCctaattagaaataaaaatgattaaatgTTTTAATTgtccatttttaaaaaatttctacaattttctctctcctctataatcaaaaatcaaatctttTACACCTTTGCCTCTCTAAAACTCCATCTCCAAAAAGGCTTCTCTCCTCCattaccaccaccaccaccaactATCTTCTCCAAGAAAACCATAAGATTCCTTTCTTTCTTCCCACTATTCTCCTTTTCTTGTTTTCACCTCTCTCTTCCTTATCTTCAACTCCATATCCTCCTCACCTTAAGAGAAGAACAAGAGAGAGAAAGCATAACAACCAAAAACAAACACCCATTGTCAATTTGCAACACAATATCCCTTCAACCCACCAAATCAATCCCTCAAAAATTTCACATTCTGAACAAAACCCAgatatcaattttcaatttgaattaaAACCCAGAAATTTGTTTATCATTTcatttcttcattgttctgGGTTTTGGATATAATAATCTGGTGACAAGAAGAAATAGATTTCTCCTTTCCCAATATTTTGGATTTGAATGAAGTAAAATGCCTCATAATCATATAGATAATACCCCATCAACACCAGGAAAGTTCAAGATGGAGAAATCTCCATACATTCATCATCACCATCGTTTGAGATGGCATTCAACTCCCCTCGTGAAATTGACTTTCTGGTCATTCATATTTCTTGGTCTCATATTAATCTTCTTTTTCAGATCATCTTCCtcaacaccatcatcatcatcaggaATTGCAGATTCCACCCGACGTTCTCTCCGAACCTTCTCATGGGGCGGCCCATCTTGGGAGAAACGGGTCCGAAACTCTGCTCGGGTGCGAGCTGCAAATGGGTTCTCTGTATTAGTCACAGGTGCGGCTGGATTTGTCGGTACCCATGTATCTTCTGCCTTGAAAAGAAGAGGTGATGGTGTATTGGGTTTAGATAATTTCAATGATTATTACGATCCATCATTGAAGAGAGCTAGACAAGCTTTATTAGAAAGAAGTGGGGTTTTTATTGTAGAGGGAGATATAAACGATCAAGCTTTATTGAAGAAATTATTTGAAGTAGTGGCTTTTACTCATGTGATGCATTTGGCTGCACAAGCTGGGGTTAGGTATGCAATGCAAAACCCTGGTTCTTATATTCATAGTAATATTGCTGGTTTTGTTAATTTACTTGAAGTTTGTAAATCTGCAAATCCACAACCTGCGATTGTGTGGGCATCATCTAGTTCTGTTTATGGATTAAATACAAAAGTACCCTTTTCTGAAAAAGATAGAACAGATCAACCTGCTAGTTTATATGCTGCAACTAAGAAAGCTGGGGAAGAAATTGCACATACTTATAATCATATATATGGACTTTCACTTACTGGCTTGAGATTCTTTACAGTTTATGGACCTTGGGGTAGACCAGATATGGCTTATTTTTTCTTTACCAAGGATATATTGAAAGGGAAATCAATACCCATCTTTGAGGCTGTGAATCATGGCACTGTAGCTAGGGATTTTACCTATATTGATGATATTGTGAAAGGGTGTTTAGGTGCATTAGATACGGCTGAGAAGAGTACTGGTAGTGGGGGAAAAAAGACTGGCCCTGCTCAATTGAGGGTGTTTAATTTGGGTAATACATCACCTGTCCCGGTTTCTGATCTTGTTTCAATATTGGAGAGGCTTTTGAAGGTTAAGGCTAAGAAAATGGTGACGAAATTACCTAGAAATGGAGATGTGCAATACACACATGCTAACATTAGCTATGCTCAGAGGGAGCTTGGGTATAAGCCTACCACTGATTTGCAGAGTGGATTAAAGAAGTTTGTTAGATGGTACATCAGTTATTATAAACCAGGAGGGAAGAAGAGTGCCGTTTGAGGAATTCGTGCTATGCTTAAGTTATTCAATGTTGCTTGCACCACGGtagaatttttttcaattcttttttatTGATTCTTCGTATGATTGTTTTTTCGAGGTTTGTCTACTTGCTCACATTATGTTCTATTTGTGTAATCTTATGATACTTTACAATGAGAGATTACTTGCTTCTTCCTGAGAAGTTTTGGGATTACAGAACATCATTTTAGGCAATATAAGCTGTACAAGATTTTTCAATATCTCATTTTTACTATCTTCCTTAAGAATTTAATTCGTTGTAGTTTCAGAAAATGTAGAATTCGTGATTAATAGAACGTATGTTGATTTGTGCACATGTATTATTGCTTTCCAATTTGAATAAAACTCGGATGCATTGCTTTGTATGTGTTCCATTTGCTGTGTTGTCGCAAAATTTATTGCTCTAATAACATCCTCAGTCCAATTTGTGTCGGCTTTTGAACCGATTTCTGATTAAGAAGATGACTAAAAGAAACAACTTATGTTCCTCTCTGAAATATCAAATGGTCTTGTTTTTGTCAGGCATTTTCATCTTAATTAGCTTGTTCAGCTTTAAATAATCTTGCACTTCAATAGAAGGTGACTTGAGAGTCAAGATTGGGAGAGTTAGTGGTGTGCTAACAGTTTGATTATCTGTACTTTGTTTGGAATTAGATGTCAATAGTAAAATTTACTATATCTCATAACTAAGAGTGTAACATAATTTTATACCAGCAGGAACCCTTCAAATAGTTATGCAGGTGTATGTTTTTCATTATCACATCTTTGACCATATTTTTAATAACGACGTAGAACAATAATGTCAAAGCCTTAGTCACGTAAATTGAGGTTTTTGTTACATGAACCAATAATAAGTTTTTACTGATTGTTCACATAAACTCTCCTTCACTGTAAAACACCCTCATAAATAGCCTACATC
This genomic window contains:
- the LOC130810570 gene encoding UDP-glucuronate 4-epimerase 3-like codes for the protein MPHNHIDNTPSTPGKFKMEKSPYIHHHHRLRWHSTPLVKLTFWSFIFLGLILIFFFRSSSSTPSSSSGIADSTRRSLRTFSWGGPSWEKRVRNSARVRAANGFSVLVTGAAGFVGTHVSSALKRRGDGVLGLDNFNDYYDPSLKRARQALLERSGVFIVEGDINDQALLKKLFEVVAFTHVMHLAAQAGVRYAMQNPGSYIHSNIAGFVNLLEVCKSANPQPAIVWASSSSVYGLNTKVPFSEKDRTDQPASLYAATKKAGEEIAHTYNHIYGLSLTGLRFFTVYGPWGRPDMAYFFFTKDILKGKSIPIFEAVNHGTVARDFTYIDDIVKGCLGALDTAEKSTGSGGKKTGPAQLRVFNLGNTSPVPVSDLVSILERLLKVKAKKMVTKLPRNGDVQYTHANISYAQRELGYKPTTDLQSGLKKFVRWYISYYKPGGKKSAV